The Myxococcaceae bacterium JPH2 genome contains a region encoding:
- a CDS encoding PKD domain-containing protein, which yields MSTRLLLPLALALLVGCGGKKPPEPEPPAPQQNRAPSASITSPQDGATLSSRTITLQAQASDPEDGALTGAALKWTSSVDGALGTGSPLEVTLTPGNHRLTLVATDSGGKTANAQLSITVLAPVNLAPVAVIDTPGPNGTSLHEGDTLVLQGHATDPEQGNLSGASLTWTSDKGGVLGTGTAVSFHATVVGEHRIVLTATDSQGLTAQASTTLNVLLPGANLPPTVTLSQPADGTQVRVGTALTLEGSAADPEDGALMGDSLVWTSSIAGKLGTGPRLTNVQLALGTHTVTLTATDSHGTTASASVFVTVTSPTNTAPTVSITAPPDGTTVFAGTSITFTGKAIDAEDGTLPGAALTWLSNLNGVLGTGNSLTVSKLVAGTHDIRLTATDSQATSVNARLRVVVLPANEPPTVRIDSPAGGSHFGLGATVALRGAASDPEDGPLSGNSLTWQSNVSGVLGRGASLDIASLSVGLHTLTLVATDSGGRTAATSIAITIDPASAKVPPVARLTGPTQGEARQVLTFDGATSSDPDGTVARYRFDFGDGQPVMDGTAAQASHTFASAGTYTVTLTVTDNDGMTASTPLTLTVSAYMHRPVVLAEGRERYGISCRLAMRGAVAHLAYLSTLHNALWYATVTNGVFAAELVEGLGLGTGGIPGDHIALAVASDGTPHLAYTRVGQGVWYATKTASGWLHERVDTATTASWDNEVSLALDPAQSDRPTLVWTAAQTGSSGSVARVAIATRGSAGVWSTAVQNFSVTSTNQLLRGDAVFDSSGRLYLPLADNTLGRWKGTTVETLTVASWSTSGWASLASRASGLLVLSHSGVQAVTVASPYPTSTVSTSSIEDYTLTTYAVAADASGAPRLAFSHDGQLEVARPGAGNYWERAYLGAVDASRIGAGVDSNDETRACFFRDQRLMLY from the coding sequence ATGTCCACGCGCCTGCTCCTACCGCTCGCGCTCGCGTTGCTCGTGGGTTGTGGTGGCAAGAAGCCCCCCGAACCCGAGCCGCCCGCGCCGCAGCAGAATCGCGCCCCGTCCGCGAGCATCACCTCGCCTCAAGACGGGGCGACGCTGTCGTCTCGCACCATCACCCTCCAGGCCCAAGCCAGCGATCCCGAGGACGGCGCGCTCACCGGCGCCGCGCTCAAGTGGACCTCCAGCGTGGACGGCGCGCTGGGCACGGGCAGCCCCCTGGAAGTCACCCTGACGCCGGGCAATCACCGGCTCACGCTGGTGGCCACCGACTCGGGTGGAAAGACCGCCAACGCGCAGCTCTCCATCACCGTGCTGGCGCCCGTGAACCTCGCGCCCGTGGCGGTCATCGACACGCCGGGCCCGAACGGGACGTCCCTCCATGAGGGCGACACGCTCGTCCTCCAGGGCCACGCCACCGACCCCGAGCAGGGCAACCTCTCCGGGGCCTCACTGACCTGGACCTCGGACAAGGGCGGAGTCCTGGGAACCGGCACGGCGGTCTCGTTTCATGCCACCGTCGTCGGGGAGCACCGCATCGTGCTCACCGCCACGGACTCTCAAGGACTGACCGCGCAAGCGAGCACCACCCTCAACGTGCTGCTCCCCGGCGCCAACCTGCCGCCCACCGTCACGCTCAGCCAACCCGCGGATGGCACGCAGGTTCGCGTGGGCACCGCGCTCACGCTGGAAGGCAGCGCGGCGGACCCCGAGGATGGCGCGCTGATGGGCGACTCGCTCGTGTGGACGTCGAGCATCGCGGGGAAGCTCGGCACCGGGCCACGTCTCACCAACGTGCAGCTCGCGTTGGGCACGCACACGGTGACGCTCACGGCCACGGACTCGCACGGCACCACGGCCAGCGCCTCCGTGTTCGTCACCGTCACCAGCCCCACCAACACCGCGCCCACGGTGAGCATCACCGCGCCCCCGGACGGCACCACCGTCTTCGCCGGCACGTCCATCACGTTCACCGGCAAGGCCATTGACGCGGAGGACGGCACCCTGCCGGGCGCCGCGCTCACGTGGCTCTCCAACCTCAACGGCGTGCTCGGGACGGGCAACTCGCTCACGGTGTCGAAACTCGTGGCCGGCACGCATGACATCCGGCTCACCGCCACGGACTCTCAGGCGACCTCGGTCAACGCCCGGCTGCGCGTCGTCGTGCTCCCCGCGAACGAGCCGCCCACCGTGCGCATCGACTCGCCCGCGGGTGGGTCGCACTTCGGGTTGGGTGCGACCGTGGCCTTGCGGGGCGCCGCATCGGATCCAGAGGACGGCCCCCTCTCCGGCAACAGCCTCACCTGGCAGTCCAACGTGTCGGGCGTGCTGGGCCGAGGCGCATCGCTCGACATCGCGTCGCTGAGCGTGGGCCTCCACACCCTCACGCTGGTGGCCACGGACTCTGGAGGCCGCACCGCTGCCACCTCCATCGCCATCACCATCGACCCCGCTTCCGCGAAGGTGCCGCCCGTGGCGCGCCTCACGGGCCCCACCCAGGGCGAGGCTCGACAGGTCCTCACTTTCGACGGTGCCACCTCCAGCGACCCCGATGGGACCGTGGCGCGCTATCGCTTCGACTTCGGCGATGGCCAGCCCGTCATGGACGGAACGGCCGCGCAGGCGTCCCACACCTTTGCGAGCGCGGGCACGTACACCGTCACGCTCACCGTGACGGACAACGACGGCATGACGGCGAGCACCCCGCTCACGCTCACCGTGTCCGCCTACATGCATCGGCCCGTCGTCCTCGCGGAGGGCCGGGAGCGCTATGGCATCTCGTGCCGGCTCGCCATGCGCGGCGCGGTGGCGCACCTCGCCTACTTGAGCACGCTTCACAACGCGCTCTGGTACGCCACCGTCACCAACGGTGTCTTCGCGGCGGAGCTGGTCGAGGGGCTCGGCCTGGGCACCGGCGGAATCCCCGGGGACCACATCGCCCTCGCCGTCGCCAGCGATGGCACGCCGCATCTGGCCTACACGCGCGTGGGCCAGGGAGTCTGGTACGCCACGAAGACCGCGAGCGGCTGGCTCCATGAGCGCGTGGACACGGCCACCACGGCCTCCTGGGACAACGAGGTTTCGCTCGCGCTCGACCCGGCCCAGAGCGATCGGCCCACCCTCGTGTGGACCGCCGCGCAGACGGGGAGCAGTGGAAGCGTGGCCCGCGTCGCCATCGCCACCCGCGGCAGCGCGGGCGTGTGGAGCACCGCGGTGCAGAACTTCAGTGTCACCAGCACGAACCAGCTCCTGCGCGGCGACGCGGTGTTCGACTCCTCGGGGCGGCTCTATCTGCCCCTCGCGGACAACACCCTCGGCCGGTGGAAGGGCACCACGGTGGAGACCCTCACCGTGGCCTCCTGGTCCACCAGTGGCTGGGCCTCGCTCGCCTCGCGGGCCTCGGGGCTCCTGGTGCTCTCGCACTCGGGAGTCCAGGCCGTCACCGTGGCCTCGCCGTACCCGACCAGCACCGTGAGCACCTCGTCCATCGAGGACTACACCCTCACGACGTATGCCGTGGCGGCGGACGCCTCGGGTGCGCCGCGGTTGGCGTTCTCGCACGACGGCCAGTTGGAGGTGGCGCGCCCCGGAGCGGGGAACTACTGGGAGCGGGCGTACCTGGGCGCGGTGGATGCGTCGCGCATTGGCGCGGGCGTGGACAGCAATGACGAGACACGCGCCTGCTTCTTCCGAGACCAGCGGCTGATGCTGTACTGA
- a CDS encoding dioxygenase has protein sequence MSTEHDDRLTRRTTLVAGLAGAATLAALPTEGHAPSGDGPTLNRRERLPVAFLPHGGGPWPFVDLGFGDPAELSALAGYLRSIRTLPKTPPRAVLIISAHWEESVPTVMSGARPPMLYDYYGFPPESYEITWPAPGDPALATRVQELLGKAGFQTAANAERGFDHGTFVPLKLAYPDAAMPTVQLSLKRGLDPAEHLAMGRALAPLRDEGVFIVGSGMTFHNLRAFGPQASPVAESFDAWLRDAATREPAARDEHLKQWANAPAARLAHPREEHLLPLMVIAGAAGQDRGTVAYNGSILGLRLSAYHFG, from the coding sequence ATGAGCACCGAGCACGATGACCGCCTCACCCGCCGTACCACCCTGGTCGCCGGCCTCGCTGGCGCCGCGACGCTCGCGGCCCTTCCCACCGAGGGACACGCCCCCTCCGGAGACGGCCCTACCCTGAACCGCCGCGAGCGACTGCCCGTCGCCTTCCTTCCGCACGGAGGTGGCCCGTGGCCCTTCGTGGACCTGGGCTTCGGAGACCCGGCGGAGCTGTCCGCGCTGGCCGGATACCTGCGCTCCATTCGCACGCTGCCGAAGACGCCACCGCGCGCGGTGCTCATCATCTCCGCGCACTGGGAGGAGTCCGTGCCCACGGTGATGTCGGGCGCGCGCCCGCCCATGCTGTATGACTATTACGGCTTCCCGCCCGAGTCGTATGAGATTACCTGGCCCGCGCCCGGCGACCCGGCGCTCGCGACGCGCGTGCAGGAGCTGCTCGGCAAGGCTGGATTCCAGACCGCGGCGAACGCGGAGCGAGGCTTCGACCACGGGACGTTCGTGCCGCTCAAGCTCGCCTACCCAGACGCCGCGATGCCCACCGTGCAGTTGTCATTGAAGCGCGGCCTGGACCCCGCCGAGCACCTCGCCATGGGACGCGCGCTCGCGCCGCTGCGAGACGAAGGCGTCTTCATCGTGGGCAGCGGGATGACCTTCCACAACCTGCGCGCCTTCGGTCCGCAAGCCAGTCCCGTGGCGGAGTCCTTCGATGCGTGGCTGCGAGACGCCGCGACGCGTGAACCCGCCGCTCGGGATGAGCACCTGAAACAGTGGGCCAACGCCCCCGCCGCGCGACTGGCGCACCCGCGCGAGGAACACCTCCTGCCGCTGATGGTCATCGCGGGCGCCGCGGGCCAGGACCGAGGCACCGTCGCCTACAACGGATCCATCCTTGGGCTGCGCCTCTCGGCGTACCATTTCGGGTGA
- a CDS encoding DoxX family protein gives MAPLIVLVSLFALLSGLGLLGVSSLAGWYAPLRFALAGMFLLTASAHWGRRRPDLVRMVPNALPRPELWVTLTGILELAGALGLVLQPLAAWAALGLSLLLVAMFPANARAAREHLSIAGVPVMSLWPRLLLQLGFITATGAVFLVGLRSLLAVG, from the coding sequence ATGGCTCCACTCATCGTCCTCGTCTCGCTGTTCGCCCTGCTCTCCGGCCTGGGGCTCCTCGGTGTCTCGTCGCTCGCGGGGTGGTACGCGCCGCTGCGCTTCGCCCTGGCCGGAATGTTCCTCCTCACCGCGTCCGCGCACTGGGGCCGGCGTCGCCCGGACCTGGTCCGCATGGTGCCGAACGCCCTGCCCCGCCCCGAGCTGTGGGTGACGCTCACGGGTATCCTCGAGCTGGCCGGAGCGCTGGGCTTGGTACTCCAACCGCTGGCCGCGTGGGCCGCGCTCGGGTTGTCGCTCCTGCTGGTCGCCATGTTCCCCGCGAATGCCCGGGCCGCGCGCGAGCACCTGAGCATCGCGGGAGTCCCGGTGATGTCATTGTGGCCTCGGTTGCTGTTGCAACTCGGCTTCATCACCGCGACGGGAGCTGTGTTCCTGGTGGGACTGCGCTCGCTCCTCGCCGTGGGGTGA
- a CDS encoding N-acetylmuramoyl-L-alanine amidase: MTVRSSASTPRVTTAALTRTAAAASPPVTAPAAPLKKGDSGPKVKQLQDALVKLGYLTKEAAASGPGTYGVKTEAAVKKFQTDKKLSVDGSYGTKTQAALTKALSGTTTTPPTKFTKPPVISAPSPNYDERNGTAIDAIILHHTASNDGKADLSWMRNPKSKVSANYMIDRDGKVYQLVADEKRAWHAGVSELRGVPTDMNARSIGIEIVNDGSGKTAFTEAQYKSITQLVGFLKQEYKVPMENILGHKDVAVPKGRKDDPASNFDWKRVRSGITKPA; encoded by the coding sequence ATGACCGTTCGCTCCTCGGCTTCGACTCCTCGCGTCACAACGGCTGCGCTGACCCGCACCGCCGCGGCGGCGAGCCCCCCCGTGACGGCGCCCGCTGCCCCCCTGAAGAAGGGGGACTCGGGCCCCAAGGTGAAGCAGCTCCAGGACGCCCTGGTGAAGCTGGGCTACCTGACGAAGGAAGCGGCCGCCTCGGGTCCGGGCACGTACGGCGTGAAGACCGAAGCCGCCGTGAAGAAGTTCCAGACGGACAAGAAGCTGTCGGTGGATGGCTCGTACGGAACCAAGACGCAGGCGGCGCTGACCAAGGCGCTCTCCGGCACCACCACCACGCCGCCCACCAAGTTCACCAAGCCGCCGGTCATCAGCGCGCCCTCGCCCAACTACGACGAGCGCAACGGCACGGCCATTGACGCCATCATCCTGCACCACACGGCGTCCAACGACGGCAAGGCCGACCTCTCCTGGATGCGCAATCCGAAGAGCAAGGTCTCGGCGAACTACATGATCGACCGTGACGGGAAGGTGTACCAGCTCGTCGCAGACGAGAAGCGCGCGTGGCACGCGGGCGTCTCCGAGCTGCGCGGCGTCCCCACGGACATGAACGCGCGCTCCATCGGCATCGAGATCGTCAACGACGGCAGCGGCAAGACGGCCTTCACCGAGGCGCAGTACAAGTCCATCACCCAGCTCGTGGGCTTCCTGAAGCAGGAGTACAAGGTGCCCATGGAGAACATCCTGGGCCACAAGGACGTCGCCGTCCCCAAGGGCCGCAAGGACGACCCCGCCTCCAACTTCGATTGGAAGCGCGTGCGCAGCGGCATCACCAAGCCGGCCTGA
- a CDS encoding efflux RND transporter permease subunit — MGTEHAPSSWVARVLRASFSRPGLTVVLALALSALGAVSLQGLRRDVFPDLSAPIFNVIVQNAAMGAEELETAVAIPMEVALAGLPDVRRIRSTSQLGVSQVTVEFEPDADYFRSRQYVAERVAQAQAELPAGTDAPLVSSLTGRLNEVFEFTLEAEPGAADLMTLRDLAEFEVKNRLLAVPGVAGVERLGGYLRQFQVRMDPDQMVARGVSLGEVRHALEGANLNASGGFIVQGPMEWTVRAVGRAQSVEDLHSTVVALRDGTPVLLGDVADVREAPAVRRGIAHRLKGEVVSCRVIKQFGADTQRVAQGVRAALDELQQGLPPGVQLRVVYDQSELVDSALGGVGRAILLGAFLVVLVLFALLGDWRAALIVTLTLPLSLALAGVLLKLAGIGLNTMTLGGLAIAVGLLVDAAIIVTENILHDLREGAGRRSVRDEALAASLEVGRPIAFATLIVVSVFIPLFAMAGIEGRMYRPLAAAVVACLAASLGLALTLVPVASGLFLRAPRPEKPEDVWFIRKVKAVYAPLLEACLRRAGLVRLVALAITVPALGLAFAVGSDFMPRLDEGAFLLQTVLPPEASLEEVDRLNHHVEDVLRGFPEVEDVVRRTGRAERTEDPMPHTLSDVLVVLKKDRTRSLDELEDALRDAVSRVPGVTTLFTTPLGMRIDEGLGGSPADLSVRIFGPDLETLSSLAAKARALMASVEGVEDLRVEKLSGLPQLRVTVNRAAVARVGLTPGDVIRAVQTGLVGEEFSQVWKGQRRYDLVLRLADHRRGDLNALSNLLVDGHDGTRIPLNQLAQIEETFGAGSIRREAGSRRIAVEASVAGRDLGSTAAEVRQKLATGLSLPTGYFLDVGGRVESQQRAAQSLTLAIAVALLAVFVLLYLALDSLAEALVILATLPDAFVGGILALLIAGETWNVSSLVGLIGLFGIAVQNGLVLVAQTKDLLARGRSFPEAIREASLSRVRPKLLTAGTAILGLLPLLVLPLHGTEIERPLAVVMVGGLLTSTLFTLLALPTFYAFVHGLQERFRRDRDTPP, encoded by the coding sequence ATGGGCACTGAGCACGCACCGTCCTCGTGGGTGGCGCGCGTGCTGCGCGCCTCGTTCTCGCGGCCTGGCCTCACCGTGGTGCTGGCGCTCGCATTGTCGGCGCTCGGCGCGGTGTCGCTCCAGGGGCTGCGCCGCGACGTGTTCCCCGACCTGTCCGCGCCCATCTTCAACGTCATCGTCCAGAACGCGGCCATGGGCGCCGAGGAGCTGGAGACCGCGGTGGCCATCCCCATGGAGGTGGCGCTCGCGGGCCTGCCGGACGTGCGCCGCATCCGCTCCACGTCACAGCTCGGTGTGTCGCAGGTCACCGTGGAGTTCGAGCCCGACGCGGACTACTTCCGCAGCCGACAGTACGTGGCCGAGCGCGTGGCCCAGGCCCAGGCCGAGCTGCCCGCCGGCACGGACGCGCCCCTCGTCTCCAGCCTCACCGGGCGACTCAACGAGGTGTTCGAGTTCACCCTCGAAGCCGAGCCCGGCGCCGCGGACCTGATGACGCTCCGGGACCTGGCCGAGTTCGAGGTGAAGAACCGCCTCCTCGCCGTGCCCGGCGTCGCGGGCGTGGAGCGACTGGGTGGATACCTGCGTCAGTTCCAGGTGCGGATGGATCCCGACCAGATGGTCGCGCGCGGCGTCTCGCTGGGCGAGGTGCGCCACGCGCTGGAGGGCGCCAACCTCAACGCCTCCGGTGGCTTCATCGTGCAGGGCCCCATGGAGTGGACCGTGCGCGCGGTGGGCCGCGCCCAGAGCGTCGAAGACCTGCACAGCACCGTGGTGGCGCTCCGCGATGGCACCCCGGTGTTGCTCGGGGACGTGGCGGACGTCCGCGAGGCGCCGGCCGTGCGCCGCGGCATCGCGCACCGACTGAAGGGCGAGGTGGTGAGCTGCCGGGTCATCAAGCAGTTCGGCGCGGACACGCAGCGCGTGGCCCAAGGCGTGCGCGCCGCGCTCGATGAACTCCAGCAGGGCCTGCCGCCCGGAGTGCAGCTGCGCGTCGTGTATGACCAATCCGAGCTGGTGGACTCGGCGCTGGGCGGCGTGGGCCGAGCCATCCTGTTGGGCGCCTTCCTGGTGGTGCTCGTGCTCTTCGCGCTGCTGGGAGACTGGCGCGCGGCGCTCATCGTCACGCTCACCCTGCCGCTGTCGCTGGCGCTCGCGGGCGTGCTGCTGAAGCTGGCGGGCATCGGGCTGAACACCATGACGCTGGGAGGTCTGGCCATCGCCGTGGGCCTGCTGGTGGACGCGGCCATCATCGTGACGGAGAACATCCTCCACGACCTCCGCGAAGGCGCAGGACGCCGCTCCGTGCGCGACGAGGCGCTCGCGGCCTCGCTGGAGGTGGGACGCCCCATCGCCTTCGCGACCCTCATCGTCGTGTCGGTCTTCATCCCGCTGTTCGCCATGGCGGGCATCGAGGGCCGCATGTACCGCCCGCTGGCGGCGGCGGTGGTGGCCTGCCTCGCGGCCTCGCTGGGCCTGGCGCTCACGCTGGTGCCGGTGGCGTCAGGACTGTTCCTGCGCGCGCCGCGTCCCGAGAAGCCCGAGGACGTGTGGTTCATCCGCAAGGTGAAGGCCGTGTACGCGCCGCTCCTGGAGGCGTGCCTGCGTCGCGCGGGGCTCGTGCGGCTGGTGGCGCTCGCCATCACCGTGCCCGCCTTGGGGCTGGCCTTCGCGGTGGGCAGCGACTTCATGCCCCGCCTGGACGAGGGCGCCTTCCTGCTCCAGACGGTGCTGCCTCCCGAGGCGTCACTGGAAGAGGTGGATCGCCTCAACCACCACGTGGAGGACGTGCTGCGCGGCTTCCCCGAGGTGGAGGACGTGGTGCGCCGCACCGGCCGCGCCGAGCGCACCGAGGACCCCATGCCGCACACGCTCTCGGACGTGCTCGTCGTCCTGAAGAAGGACCGGACGCGCAGCCTCGATGAGCTGGAGGACGCGCTGCGCGACGCGGTGAGCCGCGTGCCAGGCGTCACCACGCTGTTCACCACGCCGCTGGGCATGCGCATCGACGAGGGACTGGGTGGCAGCCCCGCGGACCTCTCGGTGCGCATCTTCGGGCCGGACCTGGAGACGCTCTCCTCGCTGGCCGCGAAGGCGCGCGCGCTCATGGCCTCGGTGGAGGGCGTGGAGGACCTGCGCGTGGAGAAGCTCAGCGGCCTGCCGCAGCTTCGCGTCACCGTGAACCGCGCCGCCGTGGCGCGCGTGGGCCTCACCCCCGGCGACGTCATCCGCGCCGTGCAGACGGGGCTGGTGGGCGAGGAGTTCTCCCAGGTGTGGAAGGGCCAGCGCCGCTACGACCTGGTGCTGCGGCTGGCGGATCACCGCCGGGGGGACCTCAACGCCTTGAGCAACCTGCTCGTGGATGGGCATGACGGCACGCGCATCCCGCTCAACCAGCTCGCCCAGATCGAGGAGACCTTCGGCGCGGGTAGCATCCGGCGCGAGGCAGGGAGCCGCCGCATCGCGGTCGAAGCCAGCGTGGCCGGGCGTGACCTCGGGAGCACCGCCGCCGAGGTGCGCCAGAAGCTGGCCACCGGGCTGAGCCTGCCCACCGGCTACTTCCTCGACGTGGGCGGACGCGTGGAGAGCCAGCAGCGCGCCGCGCAATCCCTCACCCTGGCCATCGCCGTCGCGCTGCTCGCCGTCTTCGTGCTGCTGTACCTCGCGCTCGACTCGCTCGCCGAGGCGCTCGTCATCCTCGCCACGCTGCCGGACGCCTTCGTGGGCGGCATCCTCGCGCTGCTCATCGCCGGCGAGACGTGGAACGTCTCCAGCCTCGTGGGCCTCATCGGTCTGTTCGGCATCGCCGTGCAGAACGGCCTGGTGCTCGTCGCGCAGACCAAGGACCTCCTGGCCCGAGGACGCTCGTTCCCCGAGGCCATCCGCGAGGCCAGCCTCAGCCGCGTCCGCCCCAAGCTCCTCACCGCCGGAACGGCCATCCTCGGCCTGCTGCCCCTGCTCGTCCTGCCCCTGCACGGCACCGAGATTGAGCGGCCCCTCGCGGTGGTGATGGTGGGCGGCCTCCTGACATCCACCCTCTTCACCCTCCTGGCGCTGCCCACGTTCTATGCCTTCGTCCACGGCCTCCAGGAGCGCTTCCGTCGTGATCGGGACACACCTCCGTGA
- a CDS encoding efflux RND transporter periplasmic adaptor subunit, which yields MKSYALLLAALLPLTACKRDAPAHEDAPAHDEGASAANPEGKHDESHVHIAPEMLRDLRVTTSPVEVRPGGESVTVLGELTFGEDAYAEVAPPVPARVHAVFVTTGQHVRAGEPLADVRSPELGRERANLRAAQARATVARQAAERKRTLATEHIVAEKDAQAAEADATAADAEVSAARAALVALGAKGDDTADAASPGVLLRAPIDGTVIERDARLGQMAEPTRPLFRIGDLGSLWLIVHAFERDAVRLQPGTEARVTFAAFPGKEFSARVRHVGQRVDAASRTLSVRLELANPEGLLRPGMSASASIPLGGPGSTITTVPAAALQRLEDGWVVFLPTEEKGMFERREVGRGRTLGDSVEVLSGLKAGERVVVEGAFLLKAEVEKSSGGGDEHGH from the coding sequence ATGAAGTCCTACGCACTGCTGCTCGCCGCCCTGCTCCCCCTCACCGCATGCAAGCGCGACGCGCCCGCGCACGAGGACGCCCCCGCGCATGACGAAGGCGCGAGCGCCGCGAACCCCGAAGGCAAGCACGACGAATCCCACGTCCACATCGCGCCCGAGATGCTGCGCGACCTGCGCGTCACCACCTCCCCAGTGGAAGTGCGCCCGGGTGGAGAGAGCGTCACCGTCCTGGGAGAGTTGACCTTCGGAGAAGACGCGTACGCCGAGGTGGCCCCGCCCGTCCCCGCCCGGGTGCACGCGGTCTTCGTCACCACCGGCCAACACGTTCGAGCAGGTGAGCCGCTCGCGGACGTGCGCAGCCCCGAGCTGGGCCGCGAGCGCGCCAACCTGCGCGCCGCGCAGGCCCGCGCCACCGTCGCGAGACAGGCCGCCGAGCGCAAGCGCACGCTGGCCACCGAGCACATCGTCGCGGAGAAGGACGCCCAGGCCGCCGAGGCCGACGCCACCGCCGCGGACGCCGAAGTGTCCGCCGCCCGCGCCGCGCTGGTGGCCCTGGGCGCGAAGGGAGACGACACCGCCGACGCCGCATCCCCCGGCGTCCTCCTGCGCGCGCCCATCGACGGCACGGTCATCGAGCGCGACGCGCGGCTCGGACAGATGGCCGAGCCCACGCGCCCGCTCTTCCGCATCGGCGACCTGGGCTCGCTGTGGCTCATCGTGCACGCCTTCGAGCGGGACGCGGTGCGCCTCCAGCCCGGCACCGAGGCGCGCGTCACCTTCGCCGCGTTTCCCGGCAAGGAGTTCAGCGCGCGCGTGCGTCACGTGGGGCAGCGCGTGGACGCCGCATCGCGCACGCTCTCGGTGAGACTGGAGCTGGCGAACCCCGAGGGCCTGCTGCGCCCCGGCATGTCCGCCTCCGCCTCCATTCCCCTGGGCGGTCCCGGCAGCACCATCACCACGGTGCCCGCGGCGGCGCTCCAGCGCCTCGAGGACGGCTGGGTGGTGTTCCTCCCCACCGAGGAGAAGGGAATGTTCGAGCGGCGCGAGGTGGGGCGAGGCCGCACGCTGGGGGACTCGGTGGAGGTGCTCTCCGGGCTGAAGGCCGGCGAGCGCGTGGTGGTGGAGGGCGCCTTCCTCCTCAAGGCCGAGGTGGAGAAGTCGAGCGGCGGAGGCGACGAACATGGGCACTGA
- a CDS encoding TolC family protein → MSSHRRLASAALGLAAALLWPRLGAAQLPALTFEEALARARQRAPAVVEAQGRVAEAQGPVAGAAPFLRANPVLEAEVGPRTRVDGARGIDVAVGLTQPLELAGQQGARRDAARAGLSAEQQRQRDTERRVVGEAAEAFLRALHAQERLGLARQAEEAARETASSTQRRLDAGDVPRVDVNVARVALARARADVADAEGDAEATLGALRLVLGLGPEVPLEPKGELRALASRPVNAPSEARARPDLAALEAEVTRAEAELRLGRGEAWPDLGVGVRYQREADETAVLGTLSVPLPLFARGQETRVTAEARVQRMSSALEAARRSREVSLASARALDRKRQEAVVLLEQEALPLLDENAALARRAYEVGEMGLAEFLLVRRDTRDTRAAWLDALLLAALARVQLAVEMGVLP, encoded by the coding sequence ATGTCGTCGCATCGTCGACTCGCGTCGGCCGCCCTCGGGCTCGCCGCCGCGCTCCTCTGGCCACGTCTCGGCGCGGCCCAGCTCCCAGCGCTCACTTTCGAAGAGGCCCTGGCCCGCGCCCGTCAGCGCGCGCCCGCGGTGGTCGAGGCCCAAGGCCGCGTGGCCGAGGCCCAAGGCCCCGTCGCGGGCGCCGCGCCCTTCTTGCGCGCCAACCCCGTCCTCGAAGCCGAGGTCGGCCCTCGAACCCGGGTGGATGGCGCGCGCGGAATCGACGTGGCGGTGGGGCTCACGCAGCCGCTCGAGCTCGCGGGCCAGCAAGGGGCTCGGCGGGACGCGGCGCGCGCGGGGCTGTCCGCGGAGCAGCAGCGACAGCGAGACACCGAGCGGCGCGTCGTGGGAGAGGCCGCGGAGGCGTTCCTGCGCGCGCTCCATGCCCAGGAGCGGCTGGGGCTCGCGCGGCAGGCGGAGGAGGCCGCTCGGGAGACGGCCTCCTCCACGCAGCGACGACTCGACGCGGGCGACGTGCCCCGCGTGGACGTGAACGTGGCGCGCGTGGCCCTGGCGAGGGCTCGCGCGGACGTGGCGGACGCGGAGGGCGACGCCGAGGCGACGCTGGGCGCGCTGCGCCTCGTGCTGGGGCTGGGCCCCGAGGTCCCCCTGGAGCCCAAGGGAGAGCTGCGCGCCCTGGCCTCTCGTCCCGTGAATGCGCCCAGCGAGGCGCGCGCGCGCCCGGACCTGGCGGCCTTGGAGGCGGAGGTCACTCGCGCCGAAGCAGAGCTGCGCTTGGGACGTGGCGAGGCCTGGCCCGACCTGGGCGTGGGCGTGCGCTATCAGAGAGAGGCCGACGAGACGGCCGTGCTCGGGACCCTGAGCGTGCCGCTGCCGCTCTTCGCCCGCGGGCAGGAGACCCGCGTCACGGCCGAGGCGCGCGTGCAGCGCATGAGCAGCGCACTGGAGGCGGCGCGGCGTTCGCGCGAGGTGAGCCTCGCGTCCGCGCGGGCCTTGGACCGCAAGCGACAAGAAGCCGTGGTGCTGCTGGAGCAAGAAGCCCTTCCCCTGTTGGACGAGAACGCCGCCCTCGCGCGCCGCGCCTACGAGGTCGGAGAGATGGGGCTCGCCGAGTTCCTCCTCGTCCGTCGCGACACACGTGACACCCGGGCCGCGTGGCTGGACGCGCTGCTCCTCGCCGCCCTCGCCCGCGTCCAGCTCGCCGTCGAGATGGGAGTCCTTCCATGA